The following are encoded together in the Nitrosopumilus sp. b3 genome:
- a CDS encoding DNA-directed DNA polymerase I: protein MQVNLTNTEQVESMPPSMLVSATYDNNSKSAVLKFYNPESQKLILWKDETGHKPYCYSRLSPDELDFLQEREDVFEIKTVQRFDLITDKEIDMSKITVADPLAIGGTSGDKSIRNVIETWESDIKYYENYLYDRKLIVGKYYEIVDKKLKPHDLEISDEVKIALKSLLWDKVDSESMVDSEEFKKYITEWADLLNQPIPKIKRLSVDIEVEAEIGRIPDPKIAEKKVTAIGMKGSDGFNQIFVLKTEGTEEGINELEKDIKITFYELDKEKEMIHDAFKIIKEFPFVVTYNGDEFDLPYLYNRAERLGIKNSENPFYMMRDSATLKEGVHLDLYRTLSNRSFQIYAFSQKYTNFSLNSVSKALLGKEKIDYGLDFDQLSLYQTANYCYNDALLTFELTSFNKDLLMNLLVIIARIGRMPIDDIARMGVSQWIRSLLYYEHRRRNCLIPKREELQRRSEGVLSDAVIKDKKYRGGLVVEPKEGIHFDVVVMDFASLYPSIIKVRNLSYETVRCSHEECKKNIIEQTNHWTCSKRNGLTSMIIGSLRDLRVNYYKSLSKKETLTDEQRQQYTVVSQALKVILNASYGVMGAEIFPLYFLPVAEATTAIGRHTILETIKKCEAAEIEVLYGDTDSLFIKKPTKEQIQTVIEQAKKDHGVDLEIDKTYRYCVLSNRKKNYLGVTKDGSVDVKGLTGKKSHTPPFIKKLFYELLDVLSKVQTVEDFVKAKQQISEKIATCGKKVEAKEIPLEDLTFNVMLSKAPSEYTKTIPQHIRAAKQLETIREIKKGDRISFIKILNKPGVKPVEMAKKEEIDSKKYMEFMESTLEQITSSMDLDFDTILGKPKQTGLDEFFWS, encoded by the coding sequence ATGCAAGTAAATCTTACAAATACCGAGCAGGTTGAATCAATGCCCCCATCAATGCTCGTATCTGCCACATATGACAATAATTCAAAATCCGCAGTTTTAAAATTCTACAATCCTGAATCTCAAAAACTAATTCTATGGAAAGATGAAACAGGTCACAAACCTTATTGTTACTCAAGATTATCACCAGATGAATTAGATTTTCTTCAAGAAAGAGAAGATGTTTTTGAAATCAAAACTGTTCAGAGATTTGATCTTATTACTGATAAAGAAATTGACATGTCAAAAATCACAGTAGCAGATCCTTTGGCAATTGGCGGGACATCAGGAGACAAAAGTATCAGAAACGTAATTGAAACATGGGAGTCTGACATAAAATATTATGAAAACTATCTATATGATAGAAAATTAATTGTTGGGAAATATTATGAAATAGTTGACAAAAAACTAAAGCCACATGATTTGGAAATTTCTGATGAAGTTAAAATCGCACTGAAAAGTTTGCTGTGGGATAAAGTAGATAGTGAAAGCATGGTAGATTCTGAAGAATTTAAAAAATACATTACAGAGTGGGCAGATTTACTAAATCAGCCAATTCCAAAAATAAAAAGACTTAGTGTAGACATTGAAGTCGAAGCAGAGATAGGAAGAATTCCAGATCCAAAAATTGCCGAAAAAAAAGTCACTGCAATTGGAATGAAAGGCTCAGATGGATTTAATCAGATTTTTGTTCTCAAAACAGAAGGAACTGAAGAAGGAATTAATGAACTAGAGAAAGATATCAAAATCACATTTTATGAATTAGACAAAGAAAAAGAGATGATTCATGATGCATTTAAAATCATTAAAGAATTTCCATTTGTAGTAACATATAACGGAGATGAATTTGACTTGCCCTATCTTTACAATAGGGCAGAGAGATTGGGAATAAAAAATTCTGAAAATCCATTTTACATGATGAGAGATTCTGCAACATTAAAGGAAGGAGTTCATCTTGATTTGTATAGAACACTATCTAATCGCTCATTTCAGATTTATGCTTTCAGCCAAAAGTACACTAATTTTTCACTAAACAGTGTCTCTAAAGCTCTACTGGGCAAAGAAAAGATAGACTATGGTTTAGATTTTGACCAATTATCGCTATATCAAACTGCAAATTATTGCTACAACGATGCCCTACTAACATTTGAGCTTACAAGCTTCAACAAAGATTTACTGATGAATCTTCTAGTCATCATTGCAAGAATCGGCAGAATGCCAATTGACGATATTGCAAGAATGGGAGTATCCCAATGGATTAGAAGTCTACTATATTATGAGCATAGACGAAGAAATTGCTTAATTCCAAAAAGAGAAGAGCTGCAAAGAAGATCAGAGGGAGTATTATCAGATGCAGTGATTAAAGATAAGAAATATCGCGGAGGTTTGGTAGTTGAGCCAAAAGAAGGAATTCATTTTGACGTAGTGGTCATGGATTTTGCTAGCCTGTATCCTAGTATCATCAAAGTTAGAAATCTTTCATATGAAACAGTAAGATGCTCTCATGAAGAATGCAAAAAAAATATTATTGAGCAGACAAATCATTGGACATGCTCTAAAAGAAACGGACTAACATCAATGATTATTGGATCACTAAGAGATTTGAGGGTAAACTATTACAAGAGCTTATCAAAAAAAGAGACCCTTACAGATGAACAAAGACAGCAATACACAGTAGTCAGTCAAGCGCTTAAGGTTATTCTAAATGCAAGTTATGGTGTAATGGGTGCAGAGATATTTCCACTATATTTTCTACCCGTGGCAGAGGCCACAACAGCCATAGGGAGACACACAATTTTAGAGACAATTAAAAAATGTGAGGCAGCTGAAATCGAGGTATTATACGGAGATACGGATTCATTATTCATTAAAAAGCCAACAAAAGAACAGATCCAGACAGTAATCGAACAAGCAAAAAAGGATCACGGTGTAGATTTAGAGATTGATAAAACATACAGATACTGTGTGCTAAGTAATAGAAAGAAAAATTATCTTGGAGTAACAAAAGATGGAAGTGTTGATGTCAAAGGGCTTACAGGAAAGAAATCACATACACCGCCATTTATCAAAAAATTATTTTATGAATTGCTAGATGTACTATCAAAAGTTCAAACAGTAGAGGATTTCGTAAAAGCAAAACAGCAGATTTCAGAAAAGATTGCAACGTGCGGTAAAAAAGTAGAAGCAAAAGAAATTCCACTTGAGGATTTAACATTTAATGTGATGCTCAGCAAAGCCCCATCAGAATACACAAAAACAATTCCTCAGCACATCAGGGCTGCAAAACAATTAGAAACAATTAGAGAGATAAAGAAAGGGGACAGAATTTCATTTATCAAAATTTTAAACAAGCCAGGTGTGAAACCTGTAGAAATGGCAAAAAAAGAAGAGATTGATTCAAAAAAATACATGGAATTTATGGAATCAACACTTGAGCAAATCACATCATCGATGGATTTGGACTTTGACACCATTTTAGGAAAGCCAAAACAGACAGGATTAGATGAATTTTTTTGGAGTTAG
- a CDS encoding dCMP deaminase family protein produces the protein MLQAELAKLRSNCMTRQVGAVIVRNHRQLATGYNGTPPGIKNCFEGGCKRCQLRMEGKIKSGASLDRCLCNHAEANAIMHCAILGIEAGIKGAVLYTTFVPCLECTKMAITIGIKKFVCLDSYPETDYDLLKEAGVEVIQLDKNEISKWASKLVSKYENSV, from the coding sequence ATGCTTCAAGCGGAACTGGCAAAGCTTCGCTCAAACTGCATGACAAGACAAGTAGGTGCAGTAATTGTTAGAAATCATAGACAGCTTGCAACAGGTTATAATGGAACACCACCCGGAATTAAAAATTGTTTTGAAGGTGGATGCAAGAGATGCCAACTTAGAATGGAAGGTAAAATAAAATCAGGGGCATCATTGGATAGATGTCTTTGTAATCACGCAGAGGCAAATGCCATTATGCATTGTGCAATTTTAGGGATTGAAGCTGGAATAAAGGGGGCAGTATTGTATACAACATTTGTACCATGTTTGGAATGCACAAAAATGGCAATTACAATTGGAATTAAAAAATTTGTATGTCTTGACTCTTATCCGGAAACAGATTATGATTTACTAAAGGAGGCAGGAGTTGAAGTAATTCAACTGGACAAAAATGAGATTTCAAAATGGGCAAGCAAGCTGGTAAGCAAATACGAGAATTCTGTGTAA